In Bradyrhizobium erythrophlei, a single genomic region encodes these proteins:
- a CDS encoding Bug family tripartite tricarboxylate transporter substrate binding protein, giving the protein MSQTKLSCNNGIAFNSWTNEGPAMIEALLAAPLRRAAMIIILSVLVTAPAGRDALAEEYPSRTVSLVVAYPAGGGVDTVGRVIAQKLTEALGQQVVVVNRPGGGSVIGTRDVARARPDGYTLLLMVTGAALAANPGYDIEKDFEAISLIALVPVVIMSNPSVPAKSLAEVIALAKREGAKLTVGTPPSPTLNYFGAEQFKAMTGTDITIVTYKGTGPLTNDLVGGHVMLAFNTLPPAIGNIQSGALRAIAVGSPSRVAAIPDVPTLAESGLPDLEIVQYYGLVAPATTPQPIIERLNTELRKILTSEDVKKRLIDAGGDPIPSTPAEYARNIQREEKKWQAVIKTLGLVVN; this is encoded by the coding sequence ATGTCCCAAACCAAACTATCGTGCAATAATGGGATCGCGTTCAACAGCTGGACGAACGAAGGACCGGCCATGATAGAGGCGCTCCTCGCTGCACCGCTAAGGCGCGCGGCTATGATTATCATCTTATCCGTTCTGGTGACAGCTCCAGCAGGGCGCGATGCGCTAGCGGAAGAGTACCCTTCGCGGACCGTCTCGCTGGTGGTCGCGTATCCCGCCGGGGGTGGCGTTGACACCGTCGGTCGGGTAATCGCGCAGAAGCTCACCGAGGCGCTTGGTCAGCAGGTGGTGGTCGTCAATCGTCCGGGCGGTGGCTCGGTGATCGGCACGCGCGATGTCGCGAGGGCGCGGCCTGATGGCTACACGCTGCTTCTCATGGTCACTGGGGCCGCCCTTGCGGCCAATCCGGGCTACGACATTGAAAAGGACTTCGAGGCGATCAGTTTGATCGCCTTGGTTCCGGTCGTAATCATGTCCAATCCATCGGTCCCGGCAAAGTCATTGGCCGAGGTCATCGCGCTTGCGAAGCGAGAAGGTGCGAAGCTTACGGTCGGCACGCCACCGTCACCGACGTTGAATTACTTCGGCGCCGAGCAATTCAAGGCCATGACAGGCACGGACATAACGATCGTCACCTACAAGGGGACCGGACCGCTAACCAACGATCTCGTGGGCGGCCATGTGATGCTCGCCTTCAACACGCTGCCGCCGGCGATCGGCAATATCCAGTCCGGCGCGCTGCGCGCGATTGCCGTTGGGTCGCCCTCACGCGTGGCCGCGATCCCCGATGTTCCGACCCTTGCCGAGTCCGGCCTGCCGGACCTCGAGATCGTCCAGTACTACGGACTGGTCGCTCCGGCCACCACGCCGCAGCCGATCATCGAGCGGTTGAACACAGAGCTACGCAAGATCTTGACGTCGGAAGACGTGAAGAAGCGCTTAATTGATGCGGGCGGCGATCCGATCCCCAGCACGCCGGCGGAATACGCGCGGAATATCCAGCGCGAAGAAAAAAAATGGCAGGCGGTGATCAAAACGCTTGGGCTCGTGGTCAACTGA
- a CDS encoding MBOAT family O-acyltransferase gives MLFYEPLFITIFPAFYAVYLLTGGVSARKWLLLIASALFYFWGEPVFVLILFGSTAFDYALSFQLNEPTPPPTRRLALAAGVAGNLAMLVVYKYADFLADNLNAALSPFGAHRLPLLHLALPIGVSFVVFEKITYLVDTYRGTSKPAATFRDYCLFALFFPKLLAGPILKYHEMQDQIAKPRSVEWSDFGTGFLRFSRGIGRKLLIADPLGSFVNTVFAADPASLGASHAWLALGSFTLQIYFDFAGYSDMAIGLARMLGFGLRENFNAPYASRSITEFWRRWHMSLTTWIRDYLYKPLGGNRDGDVRTYRNLWICFLLSGLWHGASWNFVLWGAYNGLFLTLDRVFLRDVLERCGAVIATIVTLFIVMIGWAIFRSDSPAHLTTFLSALFGMTSANDALEVPAELPFALALGAIVSLLPATAFYPVLVRRYEASRSLRAITIAALVVVYVLAIARAVTAPFQPFIYFRF, from the coding sequence ATGCTGTTTTACGAACCGCTGTTCATCACGATCTTCCCCGCTTTTTACGCCGTCTATCTGCTCACCGGCGGCGTCTCGGCCAGGAAATGGCTGCTACTCATCGCGAGCGCGCTGTTTTATTTCTGGGGCGAGCCGGTCTTCGTTCTGATCCTGTTCGGTTCGACCGCATTCGATTACGCGCTGTCGTTCCAGCTGAACGAACCAACCCCGCCTCCAACCCGGCGGCTCGCGCTTGCAGCCGGCGTGGCCGGCAATCTCGCGATGCTCGTCGTCTACAAGTACGCCGATTTCCTCGCCGACAATCTCAACGCCGCGCTTTCGCCCTTCGGCGCGCATCGGCTGCCGCTGTTGCACCTTGCGCTTCCGATCGGCGTATCCTTCGTGGTGTTCGAGAAGATCACCTATCTCGTCGACACCTATCGCGGCACCTCGAAGCCGGCGGCGACATTCCGCGATTATTGCCTGTTCGCGCTGTTCTTCCCGAAACTTCTTGCCGGCCCCATTCTCAAATATCACGAAATGCAGGACCAGATCGCCAAGCCGCGGTCCGTCGAGTGGAGCGATTTCGGCACAGGCTTCCTGCGTTTCTCGCGCGGCATCGGGCGCAAACTGCTGATCGCCGATCCGCTCGGCAGCTTCGTCAATACCGTCTTTGCCGCCGATCCTGCGAGCCTTGGCGCAAGCCACGCCTGGCTCGCGCTTGGAAGTTTCACGTTGCAAATCTATTTCGATTTTGCCGGCTATTCCGACATGGCGATCGGGCTTGCGCGCATGCTCGGCTTTGGCCTTCGCGAAAACTTCAACGCGCCCTATGCGTCGCGCTCGATCACGGAATTCTGGCGGCGCTGGCATATGTCGCTGACGACCTGGATCCGCGACTATCTTTACAAGCCGCTCGGAGGAAACCGCGACGGCGATGTGCGCACCTACCGCAATCTCTGGATCTGCTTCCTGCTGTCCGGCCTCTGGCACGGCGCGAGCTGGAATTTCGTGCTGTGGGGCGCCTACAACGGCCTGTTTCTCACGCTCGATCGCGTCTTCCTGCGCGATGTACTCGAACGATGCGGCGCGGTCATCGCCACCATCGTTACGCTGTTCATTGTGATGATCGGCTGGGCGATTTTCCGCTCCGATTCACCCGCGCACCTGACGACCTTTCTTTCGGCGCTGTTCGGCATGACGTCCGCCAACGACGCCCTGGAAGTTCCGGCCGAGCTGCCGTTCGCGCTGGCACTCGGCGCCATCGTCTCGCTGTTGCCGGCAACCGCCTTCTACCCAGTGCTCGTTCGCCGTTATGAGGCAAGCCGCTCGCTCCGCGCGATCACAATCGCAGCCCTTGTCGTTGTTTACGTGCTTGCGATCGCGCGGGCGGTGACCGCGCCGTTCCAGCCCTTCATCTATTTCAGGTTCTGA
- a CDS encoding RidA family protein — protein sequence MPQSHRARRQEFRIEELAAPLSHYTDAVRFGDILFVSGLTAHNGEGKLVGGADAAAQTRQILANLKLVLDVAGATMADVLKVTVFLTDINDRAAINPVRQEFFGAAKPASTLIEVSKLALPEMKVEIEAVVGLPAAQ from the coding sequence ATGCCGCAATCCCACCGCGCCAGGCGCCAGGAATTCAGGATCGAAGAACTTGCCGCGCCCCTCAGCCACTACACGGATGCGGTGCGGTTTGGCGACATTCTCTTCGTCTCCGGACTGACCGCGCATAACGGCGAAGGAAAGCTCGTCGGCGGCGCGGACGCTGCCGCGCAGACCCGCCAGATCCTCGCCAATCTCAAACTCGTGCTCGATGTGGCCGGCGCCACCATGGCCGACGTGCTCAAGGTGACGGTGTTCCTGACCGACATCAACGATCGCGCCGCCATCAATCCCGTGCGGCAGGAGTTCTTCGGGGCTGCGAAGCCGGCGAGCACGCTGATCGAAGTGAGCAAGCTCGCGCTGCCCGAAATGAAGGTCGAGATCGAGGCTGTCGTTGGCTTGCCGGCCGCCCAATGA
- a CDS encoding ABC transporter substrate binding protein, translating to MCASRCNHSQPINAPVESDGYQQCGAYVGKILRGAKPSDLPILQPSKYELVINVKTAKTLGLTMPPTLQTLADELIE from the coding sequence ATGTGCGCCTCGCGCTGCAACCACTCCCAACCGATCAACGCCCCAGTTGAGAGTGACGGATATCAGCAATGCGGCGCCTACGTCGGAAAAATACTGAGGGGGGCAAAGCCGTCCGACCTACCGATATTGCAGCCGTCAAAATACGAACTTGTTATCAACGTTAAGACCGCCAAGACGCTCGGCTTAACTATGCCGCCCACTTTGCAGACGCTGGCTGACGAACTGATCGAATAG
- a CDS encoding ABC transporter substrate-binding protein — MKNQKKQIKALVVLTCAVLFGAVASQAQALDRPIKIGVLSDMSGPYADQAGLGSVEAAKMAIEDAGGKIDGQPIELVSADHQHKTDVATSIVRHWIDVDGVDVIADMPNSGVALAIQALVKEKNKIALFATAATTELTGKQCSPNGIQWVYDAYSNAAGLAKALVAKGDKSWYFLTVDYALGISLQNEAVKAITALGGTVVGSVRHPLNNPDFSSFLLQAQASNAKVIALANAGSDTINSVKQAGEFGLTKDHVIVAPLVYISDIHSMGLPMAHGLTYIEGFYWDLNDDTRAWSKRFFERRKAMPTMTHAGVYSEVAHYLKAVKAAGTADSQAVLAKMREMPVDDFFSRGGTIRKDGRMAHDMLLVQVKSPEESKYPWDYYKVLATLPADQAFRPLSESECPLVKQ; from the coding sequence ATGAAAAATCAGAAGAAGCAGATCAAGGCTCTGGTCGTCTTAACATGCGCCGTTTTGTTCGGCGCGGTCGCGAGCCAGGCGCAGGCGCTCGACCGGCCGATCAAGATCGGCGTGCTCAGCGATATGTCGGGACCCTACGCGGACCAGGCCGGCCTGGGCTCGGTCGAGGCGGCGAAAATGGCGATCGAAGACGCCGGCGGCAAGATCGACGGCCAGCCCATCGAACTCGTATCTGCCGATCATCAGCACAAGACCGACGTTGCGACATCGATTGTCCGGCACTGGATTGACGTCGACGGCGTCGACGTGATCGCCGACATGCCGAATTCGGGAGTGGCGCTCGCGATCCAGGCGCTGGTGAAGGAAAAGAACAAGATCGCGCTCTTCGCGACCGCTGCGACGACGGAACTGACCGGCAAGCAGTGCTCGCCGAACGGCATTCAGTGGGTCTACGACGCCTATTCGAACGCCGCAGGTCTTGCGAAAGCGCTGGTCGCGAAGGGCGACAAGAGTTGGTACTTCCTCACGGTCGACTATGCGCTTGGCATTTCATTACAGAACGAGGCCGTGAAAGCCATCACGGCGCTTGGCGGCACCGTGGTCGGCAGCGTCCGTCATCCCCTGAACAATCCGGATTTCAGCTCTTTCCTGCTGCAAGCCCAGGCGTCGAATGCCAAGGTGATCGCGCTCGCCAACGCCGGCTCGGACACCATCAATTCGGTGAAGCAGGCCGGCGAGTTCGGCCTGACCAAGGACCACGTGATCGTGGCGCCGCTGGTTTATATCTCCGACATCCACAGCATGGGCCTGCCCATGGCCCATGGGCTGACCTACATCGAAGGTTTCTACTGGGATCTGAACGACGACACGCGCGCCTGGTCGAAGCGGTTTTTCGAGCGGCGCAAGGCGATGCCGACCATGACACACGCCGGCGTCTATTCCGAGGTGGCGCACTATCTGAAGGCGGTGAAAGCTGCGGGCACCGCCGACAGCCAGGCGGTTCTCGCTAAAATGCGCGAGATGCCGGTCGACGATTTCTTCTCGCGGGGCGGGACCATCCGCAAGGACGGCCGCATGGCGCACGACATGCTGCTGGTGCAGGTCAAGTCGCCGGAAGAATCGAAATATCCCTGGGACTATTACAAGGTGCTGGCGACGCTGCCGGCGGATCAGGCCTTCCGTCCGCTATCGGAAAGCGAGTGTCCGCTCGTGAAGCAGTGA
- a CDS encoding adenylate/guanylate cyclase domain-containing protein yields MVVPITRYAKSGNVHIAYQVFGSGPNDLVFVPGFISHLENYWEHPDLARWLLRLGSFARVIMFDKRGTGLSDPVAAVPSLDLRMDDVRAVMDAAGSERAAVLGVSEGGALAALFAATYPQRCQQAVLYGAWARFPVPAEVLEPLFKYIDRAWGNGLSLAAFAPSRQTDPAMLHWWGRFERLGASPAGVTAVLRMCAETDVSDIVSSIRVPTLVIHCKDDALIPLETGRFLAQSIPGARLVELPGQDHLFFLHEQIGDYVEEFLTGSVSAPESERVLATVLFTDIVGSTARAEQIGDRRWRDLLDAHHASVRRELARYRGSEVKSLGDGFLATFDGPARAIRCARAITEAIRPLEIQIRCGLHTGEIEITGNDVQGIAVHIASRVSALAGAGETLVSRTVKDLVAGSGLHFEERGRHALKGLLEPMELYAASP; encoded by the coding sequence ATGGTCGTGCCGATAACGCGCTACGCCAAGAGTGGGAACGTCCACATCGCCTACCAGGTCTTTGGAAGTGGACCCAACGACCTGGTCTTCGTGCCCGGCTTCATATCCCACCTCGAGAATTACTGGGAGCATCCTGATCTGGCGCGATGGCTGCTTCGGCTGGGAAGCTTCGCGCGTGTGATCATGTTCGACAAGCGCGGGACGGGCCTTTCGGATCCAGTCGCGGCGGTGCCGTCGCTGGATCTGCGCATGGACGATGTCCGTGCCGTCATGGACGCGGCGGGCAGTGAACGTGCGGCCGTTCTGGGCGTGTCGGAGGGCGGCGCGCTGGCGGCCCTGTTTGCCGCGACCTATCCCCAGCGCTGCCAACAGGCTGTGCTCTACGGCGCCTGGGCGCGCTTCCCTGTCCCCGCCGAGGTTCTCGAGCCACTCTTCAAGTATATCGATCGGGCCTGGGGGAACGGCCTTAGCTTGGCGGCATTTGCCCCATCGCGCCAGACCGATCCAGCCATGCTGCATTGGTGGGGCCGTTTCGAGCGCCTGGGCGCGAGCCCGGCAGGCGTGACGGCGGTGCTGCGGATGTGCGCCGAAACGGACGTCAGTGATATCGTTTCGTCGATACGCGTACCGACCTTGGTGATTCACTGCAAGGATGACGCGCTCATCCCCCTGGAGACTGGACGTTTCCTCGCACAAAGCATTCCAGGTGCTCGGTTGGTCGAGTTACCCGGACAGGATCATCTGTTTTTCCTTCACGAGCAGATCGGCGATTACGTCGAGGAGTTCCTCACGGGATCGGTCTCGGCGCCGGAGAGCGAGCGCGTGCTGGCAACCGTTCTGTTCACAGACATTGTGGGGTCGACCGCGCGCGCCGAGCAGATCGGCGACCGGCGCTGGCGCGATTTGCTCGATGCCCATCACGCGAGCGTACGGCGGGAACTCGCACGATACCGTGGCAGCGAGGTCAAGTCGCTCGGCGATGGATTTCTGGCCACGTTCGACGGCCCTGCACGCGCCATCCGTTGCGCCCGTGCGATTACCGAGGCTATCCGTCCACTGGAGATTCAAATTCGTTGCGGCCTTCACACCGGTGAGATCGAGATAACGGGCAACGACGTTCAAGGCATTGCCGTCCACATTGCTTCACGCGTCTCCGCGCTCGCAGGCGCGGGCGAGACCTTGGTATCGCGCACCGTGAAGGACCTTGTCGCAGGCTCCGGTCTTCACTTCGAAGAGCGGGGAAGACACGCACTCAAGGGGCTCCTTGAACCAATGGAGCTATACGCAGCTTCGCCCTGA
- a CDS encoding IS110 family transposase yields MDHFAGLDVSVKETSVCIVDDTGRIAKELRVASEPDALLRVLGNPAYRFKRIGLEAGPLSQWLFGALAEAGLPVICVETRHMRAVLKAQINKTDRNDARGMAQMMRAGLYRPVHVKTLRSQKLRMLLTHRKLLQSKAIAVDNDLRGTLRNFGLKVGVVGTVKFEARIKELVESFPDLAELVEPLLIVRRTLREQIGILHRRLLAIVRNDDVCRRLMTIPGVGPVVALTYRATVDVPARFRNSKAVGAVFGLTPSRYQSGEIDRPGAISRCGDEMMRAMLYEAAHIMLVRLAKWSWLKAWAMKIARHRGMKKAIVALARRLAVIMHRIWVDGTEFRWSREVTAA; encoded by the coding sequence ATGGACCATTTTGCTGGATTGGACGTATCGGTCAAGGAGACAAGTGTCTGCATTGTGGATGACACAGGCAGGATCGCGAAGGAATTAAGGGTAGCAAGCGAGCCAGACGCTCTGCTGCGGGTTCTGGGGAACCCGGCCTACCGTTTCAAGCGGATCGGATTGGAGGCTGGGCCGCTGTCGCAATGGCTTTTCGGTGCGCTTGCCGAAGCAGGCTTGCCTGTCATCTGTGTCGAGACGCGGCACATGCGGGCGGTTCTGAAGGCGCAGATCAACAAGACGGATCGCAACGATGCGCGCGGTATGGCCCAGATGATGCGGGCGGGGCTTTATCGCCCGGTGCATGTGAAGACGCTACGCAGTCAGAAACTGCGAATGCTGTTGACCCATCGCAAACTGCTGCAGTCCAAGGCCATCGCCGTCGATAACGACCTGCGAGGGACTTTGCGCAACTTCGGCCTCAAGGTGGGCGTGGTAGGAACGGTGAAGTTCGAGGCGCGCATCAAGGAGCTTGTCGAAAGCTTCCCGGATCTTGCTGAGTTAGTCGAACCGCTGCTGATTGTCCGGCGGACGCTTCGTGAGCAGATCGGCATTCTTCATCGTCGCTTGCTGGCTATCGTTCGGAATGATGATGTGTGCCGGCGCCTGATGACCATCCCGGGTGTTGGTCCCGTTGTGGCGCTGACCTATCGCGCGACTGTCGACGTGCCCGCCCGCTTCCGAAACTCCAAGGCGGTGGGGGCGGTGTTTGGGCTCACGCCTTCCAGGTATCAATCAGGCGAGATTGACCGACCCGGCGCCATATCAAGGTGCGGCGACGAGATGATGCGGGCAATGCTCTACGAAGCGGCTCATATCATGCTGGTGCGTTTGGCGAAGTGGTCCTGGCTCAAGGCCTGGGCCATGAAGATCGCCAGGCACCGCGGGATGAAGAAGGCGATCGTGGCGCTGGCGCGCCGGTTGGCGGTGATCATGCACCGCATCTGGGTTGACGGTACCGAGTTCCGATGGAGCCGGGAAGTTACAGCGGCGTGA
- a CDS encoding ThuA domain-containing protein, whose amino-acid sequence MKRREFIALLGSAAAIRPLCARAERPLERMLYFTYSAGYRHDVIPLSKAILTQLGSNSGVFEVTATEDTSEFSTENLERYAAVMFYTTGELPMSGAQKKALLNFVRSGRGFLGVHSAADTFYTWPDYLDLVGGYFNGHPWRQAVTIEVVDPGDPLVAFLGNLLQIEDEIYQISDFDYRGSHVLLRLDHSSVELSKTGVHQRFYGWPLTWTRSYGQGRVFYTALGHEASVWQDPRYQRLLSNAILWSMRRLP is encoded by the coding sequence ATGAAGCGACGCGAGTTCATCGCGCTCCTCGGCAGCGCGGCGGCAATCCGACCGCTCTGCGCGCGTGCAGAGCGCCCGCTAGAGCGGATGCTCTATTTCACGTACTCGGCCGGCTACCGGCATGACGTTATACCGCTTTCCAAGGCAATCCTGACCCAGCTTGGAAGTAATTCCGGTGTATTTGAAGTCACTGCAACTGAAGACACGTCTGAATTTTCGACCGAAAACCTCGAGCGCTATGCCGCGGTGATGTTCTACACAACCGGAGAACTTCCGATGAGCGGCGCTCAAAAGAAAGCTCTTCTCAACTTTGTGCGCTCGGGCCGTGGGTTCCTCGGTGTTCATTCGGCTGCCGACACTTTCTACACATGGCCGGACTATCTTGATCTGGTCGGCGGCTACTTCAACGGTCATCCTTGGCGTCAGGCCGTGACTATCGAGGTGGTTGATCCTGGCGATCCACTGGTGGCGTTTCTCGGGAATTTGTTGCAAATCGAGGATGAAATCTACCAGATTAGCGACTTCGATTATCGGGGATCACACGTGCTCTTGCGCCTTGACCATAGCTCGGTGGAGCTTAGCAAGACCGGTGTGCATCAACGGTTCTATGGTTGGCCTCTCACCTGGACCCGATCTTACGGCCAGGGGCGGGTATTCTATACGGCGCTCGGCCACGAAGCGTCGGTCTGGCAGGACCCCCGCTACCAGCGACTCCTCTCGAACGCTATCCTCTGGTCTATGCGAAGGTTGCCCTAG